The sequence ATTGGCAGACCTTTAAGAAGCTGGTATTATCTTTCAGAAATCATTGAACTAAACGGGTAACGGAGATTCTTGTATCCCATCATGTCTACTTTTACACTGCCTACCACAATGGGGCTTTCTATGCGTAGAGGTATATGATTGGCATCGTCACTTACCCAAACCGTCATTTTCTCTCCACCTTCAAATAAGGTTCCTTTTACTAAAAGGGGTTTGAATTTGATGGCTCTGAATTTTCCAAACCTGGTCTTGATGGTTTCTTTACCTAAATACTTGATATACAGATTGAAAATTTCATTGTCCAGAAACATGGTGAAAGGAATTTTATCTTCTGGCTTGTATTTTTCGAAATTGATATTTCTGGCATAATAAATGGCACTCAAAACATCCTGAATACAATTGGGCACTTTCACCGTTCCCTTTTCACTGGTTGCCGTGTTGTTCTGCCGATTAAAACTTACATTTTCGTTTATTTTATATCCACCCTCATTTACATTGCGAATGAATCGGATAGGCTGCAGATTACTCGTATCAATATAGCTTTCATATTTATCTCTTACTTTAAAAATCCAGTCGTATCTGGAATTGGATGATCCTTCACCTACTAAATGATATACAGATTCATTATTCAATTTTTCCGAATTAACAGAAAAAGTGGCCGCACCTGCATTTACATACAAACCAATTACATTGTAAAAAACCGTAAATGAAATTTGTTCCCCCGACTGAAAGGCATAGTTACGTATACCGCAGAATTCATCCCCTGCTGTTAAGGGCCGGGTAAGCAATAATGAAATGAAAACGATTAGTGATTTTTTCAGCACGCTTATTTGTTTCTAAATATTCTTAAACCTAATATAAACAAAGTCCCGAGA is a genomic window of Sediminibacterium sp. TEGAF015 containing:
- a CDS encoding DUF3108 domain-containing protein: MLKKSLIVFISLLLTRPLTAGDEFCGIRNYAFQSGEQISFTVFYNVIGLYVNAGAATFSVNSEKLNNESVYHLVGEGSSNSRYDWIFKVRDKYESYIDTSNLQPIRFIRNVNEGGYKINENVSFNRQNNTATSEKGTVKVPNCIQDVLSAIYYARNINFEKYKPEDKIPFTMFLDNEIFNLYIKYLGKETIKTRFGKFRAIKFKPLLVKGTLFEGGEKMTVWVSDDANHIPLRIESPIVVGSVKVDMMGYKNLRYPFSSMISER